The Sporomusa termitida genome has a window encoding:
- a CDS encoding 3-hydroxybutyryl-CoA dehydrogenase, producing the protein MEIKKIFVIGAGLMGAGIAQVAIQSGYDVILNDISESTLANGATGIEERLNRSVAKGFMSHEEKDACMKRLTCSMELASAAECQFVIEAIYENFEAKRAVFEKLDVICPPETILSSNTSSISLTALSSVVKRPEKFIGMHFFSPVPVMKLLEIIRGLRTSEDTLSAAREVGERLEKVMVVAKDMPGFIVNRILIPMLNEAVQILDESIGTVEDIDNGMKCGCNHPMGPLALADMVGLDVLLAAIEVFYSELGDSKYRPAPLLRKMVKAGYLGRKSGAGFYLYEAGGKKLGVNPVLNQ; encoded by the coding sequence ATGGAAATCAAAAAAATCTTTGTAATTGGAGCCGGTCTTATGGGGGCTGGCATTGCCCAGGTCGCCATTCAGAGTGGCTATGACGTAATTCTCAATGATATTAGCGAGTCCACGCTGGCAAATGGAGCTACTGGGATTGAGGAGCGTCTGAACCGTAGCGTTGCCAAAGGCTTTATGTCTCACGAGGAAAAAGACGCCTGTATGAAACGACTTACTTGTTCTATGGAGCTGGCTTCTGCCGCAGAATGCCAATTTGTCATTGAGGCAATCTACGAAAACTTTGAAGCAAAGCGAGCAGTTTTTGAAAAATTGGATGTTATCTGCCCACCTGAGACGATACTGTCCTCGAACACCTCATCGATTTCCTTGACCGCTCTATCCTCTGTAGTGAAGCGCCCGGAGAAGTTTATAGGCATGCACTTCTTCTCACCGGTTCCCGTAATGAAGCTGCTGGAGATCATACGGGGTCTACGAACCTCTGAAGATACGCTATCCGCTGCGCGAGAAGTCGGCGAACGCCTAGAAAAGGTCATGGTTGTCGCTAAAGACATGCCGGGTTTTATTGTAAACCGTATACTGATTCCGATGTTGAATGAAGCTGTGCAAATTTTAGACGAGAGTATTGGAACAGTCGAAGACATTGATAATGGCATGAAATGTGGCTGTAATCACCCTATGGGTCCCTTGGCATTAGCTGATATGGTCGGGTTGGACGTCCTCCTGGCTGCCATAGAAGTATTTTATTCCGAACTGGGTGACTCGAAGTACCGCCCAGCACCTTTGCTGCGAAAAATGGTGAAAGCCGGATACCTGGGTAGAAAATCTGGAGCAGGTTTTTATCTTTATGAGGCAGGCGGGAAAAAACTAGGGGTTAATCCTGTTCTCAATCAATAA
- a CDS encoding 3-keto-5-aminohexanoate cleavage protein, translating to MSELKNYLLGDYRETIDYVDKVSRYGLTKFAPLIISCAITGGVHGKESNPNLPETIEEQVQQSYDVYNAGASLIHIHVRDKNNLAVNTPKTEDYLEVNSLVREKCPEVIINNTCLGGRMLKPDGSASPQLLVSIGAKPEVASVDIASFSSTLKLAARKPPLSGRDNDETWDVSYLMTMGDAARTVELMNENGVKPELEMYDITNIKYISNLINKGLLKGPHWVQMIFNGTGIYPSVENMLSVTRLLPKDSLFSVIGIGAAQTAMITLAIALGHHVRVGLEDNVFYGPHQLATSNAQMVERVVRIAKELGRPIATPAQSREMLGLGAPRQYTYNK from the coding sequence ATGTCTGAACTGAAAAACTATTTACTTGGTGACTATCGGGAAACTATCGATTATGTTGACAAAGTTTCGCGTTATGGGCTGACGAAATTCGCCCCATTAATTATATCGTGCGCCATTACAGGCGGCGTCCATGGTAAAGAGTCCAATCCCAATTTGCCTGAGACTATCGAAGAACAGGTACAGCAGTCGTATGACGTATATAATGCGGGTGCAAGTCTCATACACATACATGTTAGGGACAAAAACAATCTAGCAGTTAATACCCCGAAGACGGAAGATTATCTCGAAGTCAACAGTTTAGTACGCGAAAAGTGCCCAGAGGTTATCATCAATAATACATGCCTTGGTGGGCGAATGTTGAAACCAGACGGATCGGCTTCTCCGCAATTGTTGGTGTCTATTGGCGCAAAACCGGAAGTTGCAAGTGTTGATATAGCTTCATTTTCCTCAACGTTAAAACTTGCGGCTAGAAAACCGCCTCTGAGTGGTCGCGACAACGATGAGACGTGGGATGTGTCATATTTGATGACTATGGGAGATGCTGCCAGAACAGTGGAACTTATGAATGAGAACGGGGTTAAACCAGAGTTAGAGATGTATGATATCACAAATATTAAATATATCTCTAACTTGATTAACAAGGGCTTGCTCAAAGGACCGCACTGGGTGCAAATGATTTTTAATGGTACTGGAATTTACCCATCTGTTGAGAATATGCTCTCAGTAACCCGCTTACTTCCCAAAGATTCACTGTTTAGTGTTATCGGGATAGGTGCTGCCCAGACAGCCATGATAACTTTGGCTATAGCCCTTGGACATCATGTTAGGGTTGGTCTAGAAGATAACGTATTTTATGGTCCTCATCAACTCGCAACCAGTAATGCCCAAATGGTTGAGAGGGTTGTACGAATCGCCAAAGAATTAGGAAGGCCGATTGCAACTCCTGCTCAGTCTAGAGAAATGCTAGGACTAGGAGCTCCGCGGCAGTATACTTACAACAAATAG